The following proteins are encoded in a genomic region of Arcobacter suis CECT 7833:
- a CDS encoding DUF6394 family protein, whose translation MDWGKVTYIFFSLMSLTTTAGFLYEPNAIALFIAAGVNVISTILKLGVKNLLAAELLASSLVADLHLIPSFMVLTFSNDLPLAISLAIGAVVANLFSIALALIESSKSQEKDEF comes from the coding sequence ATGGATTGGGGTAAAGTAACCTATATTTTCTTTTCACTAATGTCACTAACTACAACTGCTGGTTTTTTATATGAACCAAACGCTATTGCATTATTTATAGCAGCTGGAGTTAATGTAATCTCTACAATATTAAAACTTGGAGTTAAAAATTTACTCGCAGCTGAACTGTTAGCTAGTTCATTAGTTGCTGATTTACACCTAATTCCTTCATTTATGGTACTTACATTTTCTAATGATTTACCTTTAGCAATTTCTTTAGCAATTGGTGCTGTTGTTGCTAATCTTTTCTCTATAGCTTTAGCTTTAATAGAAAGTTCAAAAAGTCAAGAAAAGGATGAGTTTTAA
- a CDS encoding pentapeptide repeat-containing protein, with protein MCKCSQRDCELEVSGNSDKCILHCEKDDWYRKSEYNNHKDWSMSKDKIEYFWTEFHKIIRNIQEPFFCNFNYIIFPAVEHCGYIKSDINKIKFLKLEYCDFLDEINLNFFLDAKSLEINRCEFYANVQFNVKIFEGQFIFQNNIVLKKINFDDIEFKDTCSFMKSEFKNELNFRNVRFNDYAVFNNTEIEDLLFRNTFFRKESNFLNMKLSKVGDRETARIIKDSFEKQNNIIEANKFYALEMKEREKELDSKKDFFEWLVFKFYGLSANHSQDWTLVLFWIININFFYSYLNIETNMWMLAFKILFSLILILLIGCMIVKIPEDNEKKRWVTTIPITMVCYFFYGYLVEKDWLLSEYSKNLNPFSIMHADEAINFGTLLFKIIIAYLIYQLIISIRQNTRRK; from the coding sequence ATGTGTAAATGTAGTCAAAGAGATTGTGAGTTAGAAGTTTCTGGAAATAGTGATAAATGTATTTTACATTGTGAAAAAGATGATTGGTATAGAAAATCAGAATATAACAACCATAAAGATTGGTCTATGTCAAAAGATAAAATTGAATATTTTTGGACAGAATTTCATAAAATAATAAGAAATATACAAGAACCTTTTTTTTGTAATTTTAATTATATAATTTTCCCCGCAGTTGAACATTGTGGCTATATCAAATCAGATATAAATAAAATCAAGTTTTTAAAATTAGAATATTGTGATTTTCTTGATGAAATTAATTTAAATTTTTTTCTTGATGCAAAAAGTTTAGAAATTAATAGATGTGAGTTTTATGCAAATGTTCAATTTAATGTAAAGATTTTTGAAGGGCAGTTTATATTTCAAAATAATATTGTATTAAAAAAGATAAATTTTGATGACATAGAATTTAAAGATACTTGTTCTTTTATGAAAAGTGAATTTAAAAATGAATTAAATTTTAGGAATGTAAGATTTAATGATTATGCTGTATTTAATAATACTGAAATTGAAGATTTATTATTTAGAAATACATTTTTTAGAAAAGAATCAAACTTCTTAAATATGAAACTCTCAAAAGTTGGAGACAGAGAAACAGCAAGAATAATTAAAGATTCTTTTGAAAAGCAAAACAATATTATAGAAGCAAATAAATTTTATGCTTTAGAAATGAAAGAAAGAGAAAAAGAGTTAGATTCAAAAAAAGATTTCTTTGAATGGTTAGTTTTTAAATTTTATGGACTATCTGCAAATCATTCACAAGATTGGACTTTAGTATTATTTTGGATTATAAATATAAACTTTTTTTATTCATATTTGAATATAGAAACAAATATGTGGATGTTAGCATTTAAAATTTTATTTTCATTGATTTTAATTTTATTAATAGGATGTATGATTGTAAAAATTCCAGAAGACAATGAAAAAAAGCGTTGGGTAACAACAATACCAATTACAATGGTTTGTTATTTCTTTTATGGGTATTTAGTAGAAAAAGATTGGTTATTAAGTGAATATTCTAAAAATTTAAATCCTTTTTCTATAATGCATGCAGATGAAGCGATAAATTTTGGAACACTTCTTTTCAAAATCATAATAGCATATCTAATCTACCAATTAATCATCTCAATAAGACAAAATACAAGAAGAAAATAA
- the yajC gene encoding preprotein translocase subunit YajC, which produces MEGSSTDLISSLLPLVALFAIFYFLIIRPQQKQAKAHKEMVANLKKGDKIVTNGGLIVEVAKVEDTYFVVKNSDNTEMKLIKEFVSKLLED; this is translated from the coding sequence ATGGAAGGTTCAAGTACAGATTTAATAAGCTCATTGCTACCTCTAGTTGCTTTATTTGCAATTTTTTACTTTTTGATTATCAGACCACAACAAAAACAAGCGAAAGCTCATAAAGAAATGGTTGCTAATTTAAAAAAAGGTGACAAAATTGTAACAAATGGTGGCTTAATTGTAGAGGTTGCTAAAGTAGAAGATACTTATTTTGTAGTAAAAAATAGTGATAACACTGAAATGAAACTTATCAAAGAATTTGTTTCGAAACTTTTAGAGGACTAA
- the secF gene encoding protein translocase subunit SecF, with product MEIFKTNKTYDFMAKRIPFTAVSVILIVISIFSLFTKGLNFGIDFAGGTVIQIKYEKEAPISDIRDLLKETNHSNAAITKFGSDEEIIIRVTGSSSTLGNDIGEELKTVLASTGNFEIRRVDMVGAKVGDELAEKGLMSLLLSFIGIIIYVSFRFDWKFAFVSLLALLHDVIIAIGAVSLFNIEVNLDILAAILTLLGYSLNDTIIIFDRIREVIQTSKEDNLEKLINESVSRTLPRTTLTSLTVLFTVLTLYLFGGEIINGFAFTMLVGVIVGTYSSIFVASSFLVNLKFSIADYRAKEAEKVRIKKEKAKNRAMFEQGTL from the coding sequence ATGGAAATTTTTAAAACAAATAAAACTTATGATTTTATGGCTAAAAGGATACCTTTTACTGCTGTTTCTGTAATATTGATTGTTATCTCAATATTTTCTCTTTTTACAAAAGGATTAAATTTTGGTATAGATTTTGCTGGTGGAACAGTTATTCAAATCAAATATGAAAAAGAGGCTCCTATCTCTGATATTAGAGATCTTTTGAAAGAAACAAATCACTCAAATGCTGCTATTACAAAGTTTGGGAGTGATGAGGAAATAATCATTCGAGTTACTGGTTCAAGTAGTACTTTAGGTAATGATATTGGTGAAGAATTAAAAACAGTATTAGCATCAACAGGTAATTTTGAAATTAGAAGAGTTGATATGGTTGGTGCAAAAGTAGGAGATGAACTTGCTGAAAAAGGTTTGATGTCTTTGCTTTTATCATTTATTGGAATAATTATTTATGTATCTTTTAGATTTGACTGGAAGTTTGCTTTTGTTTCTTTATTAGCATTACTTCATGATGTTATAATCGCTATTGGTGCAGTTTCTTTATTTAATATTGAAGTAAATCTGGACATCTTAGCAGCTATTTTAACTCTTTTAGGTTATTCATTAAATGATACTATTATTATTTTTGATAGAATCAGGGAAGTTATTCAAACTTCTAAAGAAGATAATTTAGAAAAATTGATTAATGAATCAGTTAGTAGAACTTTACCAAGAACAACATTAACATCATTAACAGTACTTTTCACAGTTTTAACACTTTATTTATTTGGTGGTGAAATAATTAATGGATTTGCATTTACTATGTTAGTTGGGGTAATTGTAGGTACATATTCTTCTATTTTTGTTGCTTCATCATTTTTAGTTAATCTAAAATTCTCAATTGCAGATTATAGAGCTAAAGAGGCTGAAAAAGTAAGAATAAAAAAAGAAAAAGCTAAAAATAGAGCTATGTTTGAACAAGGTACTCTTTAA
- a CDS encoding apolipoprotein N-acyltransferase, with translation MFLLKRDYSNKNFIIKGLISSILLSSFIYLSYFNIEIKILNTILALLAIYFLLIIPKKALLISGFFTGILWCWWMAVSLQYYDLVYLTPVILICIGTVFGIIFYFFALFDRLTFRILTIFAFTFFAPFGFNWMKFELLFIDSYIGIDKLSFIFVLVSFYFIIKLKRFKILGIIPLLFALSFPKGQYIQNPNAKIYMPQMNVNQDLRWDKQYRSTLEQQNFDEINNAINQQKDLVVLPETAFTSALNRNDNLLQKLKELSFKIDIITGALYIEDNQIYNASYHFTKGQIQIAKKVVLVPFGEEIPFPKFLVDLINKVFYNGAQDYSKASEPTDFVIKGEKFRNAICYEATTDKIFENLGNTEYMVAISNNAWFTPSIEPTLQHLLLKYYSKKYDVNIYHIANGSSNRIYRP, from the coding sequence ATGTTTTTATTAAAACGCGATTATTCTAACAAAAACTTCATAATAAAAGGCTTGATTAGCTCTATTTTATTAAGTTCTTTCATTTATTTGAGTTATTTCAATATAGAAATAAAAATTTTAAATACTATATTAGCACTACTTGCTATATATTTTTTGTTGATTATTCCTAAAAAAGCTCTATTAATTAGTGGATTTTTTACAGGAATTTTATGGTGTTGGTGGATGGCTGTTAGTTTACAATACTATGATTTAGTATATTTAACTCCTGTTATTTTGATATGTATTGGAACTGTTTTTGGAATAATTTTTTATTTTTTTGCTCTATTTGATAGATTAACTTTTAGAATTTTAACTATTTTTGCTTTTACTTTTTTTGCTCCTTTTGGTTTTAATTGGATGAAATTTGAGCTTTTATTTATTGATTCTTATATTGGAATTGATAAACTTAGTTTTATTTTTGTTTTAGTTTCATTTTATTTTATTATTAAACTAAAAAGATTCAAAATTTTAGGAATTATTCCCCTTTTATTTGCTTTGTCTTTTCCAAAAGGTCAGTATATTCAAAATCCTAATGCAAAAATTTATATGCCACAAATGAATGTAAATCAAGATTTAAGATGGGATAAACAATACAGATCAACACTAGAACAACAAAATTTTGATGAAATAAACAATGCAATAAATCAACAAAAAGATTTAGTAGTTCTCCCAGAAACGGCATTTACATCAGCATTAAATAGAAATGATAATTTACTTCAAAAACTAAAAGAATTATCTTTTAAAATTGACATTATTACTGGTGCTTTATATATAGAAGATAACCAAATATATAATGCTTCATATCATTTTACAAAAGGTCAAATACAAATTGCTAAAAAAGTTGTTTTAGTACCTTTTGGAGAAGAAATTCCATTTCCGAAATTCCTAGTTGATTTAATAAATAAAGTTTTTTATAATGGGGCGCAAGATTATTCAAAAGCTAGTGAACCAACTGATTTTGTAATAAAAGGTGAGAAGTTCAGAAATGCTATTTGTTATGAAGCAACAACAGATAAAATATTTGAAAACCTAGGAAATACAGAATATATGGTAGCTATATCAAATAATGCTTGGTTTACGCCATCAATTGAGCCAACTTTACAACATTTATTACTTAAATATTATTCTAAAAAATATGATGTAAATATCTATCATATTGCAAATGGAAGTTCAAATAGAATTTATAGACCTTAA
- a CDS encoding Lnb N-terminal periplasmic domain-containing protein, translated as MQNISNFFNRKVKYLLLTFLFPTFCFSSITTQIFIEQKKLYENPYWSKLLHYTNGESEIDSDNFFISKDGKTDLKKELFETINSLENGQNNVLCRFPLRVKWLKENIPSLEKDIVNYSCAELDEFLSSVDAKHVTMVFPTAHINSPASMYGHTFLRVSSNEETPLISNAVNFAAKTDDTNGLIFAYKGLFGEYEGRYSILPYYEKIKEYNNLEQRDIWEYDLDLTQDEIDRLVLHAFELKDSYSDYFFFKENCSYNILWLLEVARYDLDLVSHFTFKTVPLDSIKILKPYNLIKDSRFRYSNMRKMKNILEEKIENKEHLKTYVNENEPLTETLSTDDKISYLDFKILYLQYQRANNEYEKDEYLKKYLRLLKERSSYNKASVYDIKTPFNPLNSHDSAKVSLFYDSTDSFELGLKPVYNDIYDISEGYLEGAYIDFFDLNIKKTKDENVKLDKFTLLKIKSLAQQDIIFKPLSWGIDLGYEHFKDQKDYLKIKPETGLTFGNEKNFIYTMIGSNVYYKNSDQLYSIGSSVGFITNQFDDIKLGFRYSYDKYNKGLENNEFEISTTYKIEQNIALNVKYINDNLYKEDKERIKAGIFYYF; from the coding sequence TTGCAAAATATATCTAATTTCTTTAATAGAAAAGTTAAGTATTTATTACTTACTTTTCTATTCCCAACTTTTTGTTTCTCAAGTATAACAACTCAAATATTTATCGAACAAAAAAAACTTTATGAAAATCCTTATTGGTCAAAATTATTACATTACACAAACGGTGAAAGTGAAATAGATTCAGATAACTTTTTTATATCAAAAGATGGAAAAACTGATTTAAAAAAAGAGTTATTTGAAACTATAAATTCCCTAGAAAATGGGCAAAATAATGTTTTATGTAGATTTCCTTTACGGGTAAAATGGTTAAAAGAAAATATTCCTTCTTTAGAAAAAGATATTGTCAATTATTCTTGTGCTGAATTGGATGAGTTTTTATCTTCGGTTGATGCAAAACATGTAACAATGGTTTTTCCAACTGCTCATATAAACTCACCAGCATCAATGTATGGACATACTTTTTTAAGGGTTTCTTCAAATGAAGAAACACCACTTATTTCAAACGCTGTAAATTTTGCTGCTAAAACAGATGATACAAATGGATTGATTTTTGCTTATAAAGGATTATTTGGTGAATATGAAGGAAGATATTCTATTTTGCCATATTATGAAAAAATCAAAGAATATAACAATTTAGAACAAAGAGATATTTGGGAATATGATTTAGATTTAACCCAAGATGAAATAGATAGATTGGTTTTACATGCATTTGAGTTAAAAGATTCATATTCTGATTATTTCTTTTTTAAAGAGAATTGTTCTTATAATATTTTATGGTTATTAGAAGTTGCACGATATGATTTGGATTTAGTTAGTCATTTCACTTTTAAAACTGTTCCCCTTGATTCTATTAAAATATTAAAACCATATAATCTAATAAAAGATTCAAGATTTCGTTATTCAAATATGCGAAAAATGAAAAATATTTTAGAAGAAAAAATAGAAAATAAAGAGCATTTAAAAACTTATGTTAATGAGAATGAACCTTTAACTGAAACATTAAGCACTGATGATAAAATCTCATATTTAGATTTTAAAATTTTATATCTACAATATCAAAGAGCAAACAATGAATACGAAAAAGATGAGTATTTAAAAAAATATTTGAGACTTTTAAAAGAGCGAAGTTCTTATAATAAAGCTTCTGTTTATGATATTAAAACTCCATTTAATCCTCTAAATTCTCATGATTCTGCAAAAGTATCACTTTTTTATGATTCAACAGATAGTTTTGAGTTAGGATTAAAACCAGTTTATAATGATATTTATGACATTAGTGAGGGTTATTTAGAAGGGGCTTATATTGATTTTTTTGATTTAAATATTAAAAAAACAAAAGATGAAAATGTAAAATTAGATAAATTTACACTATTAAAAATAAAATCATTAGCACAACAAGATATCATTTTTAAACCACTTTCTTGGGGAATTGATTTAGGATATGAACACTTTAAAGATCAAAAAGATTATCTAAAAATAAAACCAGAAACTGGACTTACTTTTGGAAATGAAAAGAATTTTATTTATACAATGATTGGTTCAAATGTTTATTATAAAAATAGTGACCAATTATATTCTATTGGTTCATCTGTTGGGTTTATAACAAATCAATTTGATGACATAAAACTAGGTTTTAGATACTCTTATGATAAATATAATAAAGGTCTTGAAAACAATGAGTTTGAAATATCTACTACTTATAAAATTGAGCAAAATATTGCGTTAAATGTAAAATATATAAATGATAATTTATATAAAGAAGACAAAGAACGAATAAAAGCTGGGATTTTTTATTATTTCTAA
- a CDS encoding methyl-accepting chemotaxis protein, protein MDFFKKSVIAKVIFVSVISIIISMSILTYIVVSSTFKTMKSSNESATNKELSLLVENINTFNKVAKSGANTSGDIFLNMLTGIKIDRNKSVKVGEFDTPILSINNDVLNLNFKQVDEFTEMTKGSVATIFVRKGDDFIRISTSLKKEDGNRAIGTKLDPTHPGYKKVLEGSTYLGKATLFGKDYMTKYIPIKQDNEVIAIAFIGSDISEDLAHLTETISSKKIGKTGYYYIINSDEKSKKYGNFIIHPKLKDKSGLDLTDTNGKYIVKEMLEAKNGDLNYVWEGLDKFVFFQTFDEWNWLLVGGVNSNEIFEDANKIMYLIIVLSILTVIVISFSIFITMKVSLRSLGKIKEGLLTFFLYLNRETNTISKIDINSEDEFGVMAKQINENIAKIERTVEEDRKLIDETITVLNEFEQGDLCQRLNISVHNPALMELKSVLNKMADNLETNIDTILNILEQYSKYNYLKKIPTQDLKAHLFKLADGVNILGSSITEMLVENKSMGLTLDETSNVLLKNVGILNNSSNEAASSLEQTAAALEEITSNIRNSTQNVSKMANLSNEVTKSATKGEELASQTTNAMEDINTQVSAINEAITVIDQIAFQTNILSLNAAVEAATAGEAGKGFAVVAAEVRNLANRSAEAAREIKLLVENATAKANFGKNIAGDMINGYKQLNENISNTTKLILDVENSSKEQLLGIEQINDAINQLDQQTQKNAMIASEARNIAIITDEISKLVVNSANKKEFDGKNQVKAKNIQTNQDNKIEKKSSEKEWESF, encoded by the coding sequence ATGGATTTCTTTAAAAAATCAGTTATTGCAAAAGTAATTTTTGTCTCTGTTATATCAATTATTATTTCTATGAGTATTTTAACTTACATAGTAGTAAGTAGTACTTTTAAAACAATGAAAAGTAGTAATGAAAGTGCTACTAATAAAGAATTATCTTTATTGGTGGAAAATATTAATACTTTTAACAAGGTGGCAAAATCAGGTGCAAATACAAGTGGAGATATTTTTCTAAATATGCTTACGGGTATAAAAATTGATAGAAACAAAAGTGTAAAAGTTGGAGAATTTGATACTCCTATTCTTTCAATTAACAATGACGTTTTAAATCTTAATTTTAAACAAGTAGATGAATTTACTGAAATGACAAAAGGTTCAGTTGCAACAATTTTTGTTAGAAAAGGTGATGATTTTATAAGAATTAGCACAAGTTTAAAAAAAGAAGATGGAAATAGAGCAATAGGAACAAAACTAGACCCAACACATCCTGGATATAAAAAAGTTTTAGAAGGAAGTACTTATTTAGGAAAAGCAACATTATTTGGAAAAGATTATATGACAAAATATATTCCAATAAAACAAGACAATGAAGTTATTGCTATTGCCTTTATAGGTTCTGATATTAGTGAAGATTTGGCTCATTTGACTGAAACAATAAGCAGTAAAAAAATTGGGAAAACAGGTTATTACTACATAATTAATTCTGATGAAAAATCTAAAAAATATGGAAATTTTATAATCCATCCAAAATTAAAAGATAAATCAGGTTTAGATCTAACAGATACTAATGGTAAATACATTGTAAAAGAGATGTTAGAAGCAAAAAATGGAGATTTAAATTATGTATGGGAAGGTTTAGATAAATTTGTATTTTTCCAAACTTTTGATGAATGGAATTGGTTATTAGTTGGAGGTGTAAACTCTAATGAAATATTTGAAGATGCAAATAAAATTATGTATTTGATTATTGTTTTATCTATATTAACGGTAATTGTTATATCTTTTTCAATATTTATTACAATGAAAGTTTCACTAAGATCTCTTGGCAAAATAAAAGAAGGATTATTGACATTTTTTCTTTATTTAAATCGTGAAACAAATACCATAAGTAAAATAGATATAAACTCAGAAGATGAATTTGGCGTAATGGCGAAACAAATTAATGAAAATATTGCAAAAATTGAAAGAACAGTTGAAGAAGATAGAAAATTAATTGATGAAACGATAACTGTGTTAAATGAATTCGAGCAAGGAGATTTATGTCAAAGATTAAATATTTCTGTTCATAACCCAGCTTTAATGGAATTAAAAAGTGTTTTAAATAAAATGGCAGATAATTTGGAAACAAATATTGATACTATTTTAAATATTTTAGAACAATATAGTAAATACAATTATTTAAAGAAAATTCCTACTCAAGATTTAAAAGCTCATTTATTTAAATTAGCAGATGGCGTAAATATTCTTGGTAGTTCAATAACTGAAATGTTAGTTGAAAATAAATCTATGGGATTAACATTGGATGAAACTTCTAATGTTTTATTAAAAAATGTTGGTATTTTAAATAATAGTTCAAATGAAGCAGCTTCAAGTTTAGAACAAACAGCTGCTGCTTTAGAAGAGATTACAAGTAATATAAGAAATAGTACACAAAATGTATCAAAAATGGCTAATCTCTCTAATGAAGTAACAAAATCAGCAACAAAAGGTGAAGAGTTAGCAAGCCAAACAACAAATGCAATGGAAGATATAAACACACAAGTTAGTGCAATAAATGAGGCAATTACAGTAATTGATCAAATCGCATTTCAAACAAATATTCTTTCACTTAACGCAGCCGTTGAAGCAGCAACCGCTGGAGAAGCTGGAAAGGGATTTGCAGTAGTTGCAGCAGAAGTGCGAAATCTTGCAAATAGAAGTGCTGAAGCTGCCAGAGAAATAAAACTTTTAGTTGAAAATGCTACGGCAAAAGCAAATTTTGGAAAAAATATTGCTGGGGATATGATAAATGGATATAAACAACTAAATGAAAATATTTCAAATACAACAAAATTGATTTTAGATGTTGAAAATTCATCAAAAGAGCAATTACTTGGAATTGAACAAATAAATGATGCTATAAATCAACTGGATCAACAAACACAAAAAAATGCTATGATTGCTTCAGAAGCAAGAAATATCGCAATAATAACTGATGAAATATCAAAACTTGTTGTAAATAGTGCAAATAAAAAAGAGTTTGATGGTAAAAATCAAGTAAAAGCAAAAAATATCCAAACTAATCAAGATAATAAAATTGAAAAAAAATCTTCAGAAAAGGAGTGGGAAAGTTTTTAA
- the secD gene encoding protein translocase subunit SecD, which produces MKIFNYRLVIFLLCMIFGVVFSIPSLFQTDTGKKVALGLDLQGGLHMLLGVNTHEAVSSKIKTIATTVKYFSDDEELLIDGLLINEDNVTFSVLDADEIPKMDSLLNGIKGLAIIKNGLEYTIKLTPEDIIKTKDLAVAQAVETIRNRLDQFGLSEPNVVRQGESDIIVELPGIKTAEDEKAAKELISKPANLELMAVDEERIDQVNNMTSSQASSYGDIILEDTKNPNIKYLVKEIPILNGSQVIDAQVAFDQSNQAIINFTLNSTGARIFGEFTTKNVGKRLAVVLDGKVYSAPNIRERIGGGSGQISGGFTVSEAGNVAIALRSGALPATVTLLEKRSVGPSLGADSIRDSSIALISGFLLVFGFMIIYYKGAGIVANIALIANVFMLIAIMAMFGATLTLPGMAGILLTVGMAVDANIIITERIREVLREGASIPKAIEDGYENAIRAIVDSNVTTLLVAVILYVYGTGPIKGFAVTISIGIITSMITGILGTHGIYQALLARGVKTKDTYKWFGAK; this is translated from the coding sequence TTGAAAATTTTTAATTATAGACTTGTAATATTCCTATTATGTATGATTTTTGGCGTTGTTTTTTCAATTCCATCTTTATTTCAAACAGATACTGGGAAAAAAGTGGCATTAGGACTTGATTTACAAGGTGGATTACACATGCTTTTAGGTGTTAATACACACGAAGCAGTAAGCTCAAAAATCAAAACTATCGCTACAACAGTAAAATATTTTTCAGATGATGAAGAGTTATTAATTGATGGATTGTTAATAAATGAAGATAATGTTACATTTAGTGTATTAGATGCAGATGAAATACCAAAAATGGATTCTTTATTAAATGGAATTAAAGGGCTAGCTATTATAAAAAATGGCTTAGAATATACTATAAAATTAACACCAGAAGATATTATTAAAACTAAAGATTTAGCAGTTGCACAAGCTGTTGAAACAATTAGAAATAGACTTGATCAATTTGGATTATCAGAACCAAATGTTGTTAGACAAGGTGAGAGCGATATAATCGTAGAATTACCAGGTATAAAAACGGCAGAAGATGAAAAAGCAGCAAAAGAACTTATCTCAAAACCTGCAAATCTTGAATTGATGGCAGTTGATGAAGAAAGAATAGATCAAGTTAATAATATGACTTCTTCTCAAGCTTCTTCTTATGGAGATATTATTCTTGAAGATACAAAAAATCCAAATATAAAATATCTTGTAAAAGAGATTCCAATTTTAAATGGAAGCCAAGTAATTGATGCTCAAGTTGCATTTGACCAATCAAATCAAGCAATTATTAATTTTACTTTAAATTCAACAGGTGCTAGAATATTTGGTGAATTTACAACAAAAAATGTTGGTAAAAGATTGGCAGTTGTTTTAGATGGGAAAGTTTATTCAGCACCAAATATCAGAGAAAGAATTGGTGGAGGAAGTGGACAAATTTCTGGTGGATTTACTGTTTCTGAAGCTGGAAATGTTGCTATTGCTTTAAGAAGTGGTGCATTACCTGCAACTGTTACACTATTAGAAAAAAGAAGTGTTGGACCATCTTTGGGAGCTGATTCAATTAGAGATTCATCAATCGCTTTAATTTCTGGGTTTTTATTAGTTTTTGGATTTATGATTATTTATTATAAAGGTGCTGGAATTGTTGCAAATATTGCATTAATTGCAAATGTTTTTATGCTAATTGCAATCATGGCTATGTTTGGAGCAACATTAACACTTCCTGGTATGGCAGGTATTCTTCTAACTGTCGGTATGGCAGTTGATGCAAATATAATTATAACCGAAAGAATTAGGGAAGTATTAAGAGAAGGAGCATCAATACCAAAAGCAATAGAAGATGGATATGAAAATGCAATTAGAGCAATTGTTGACTCTAATGTTACTACTTTACTTGTTGCTGTTATTTTATATGTTTATGGAACAGGTCCAATCAAAGGATTTGCAGTAACAATATCTATTGGTATTATAACTTCAATGATAACAGGAATTTTAGGAACACACGGTATTTATCAAGCATTACTTGCAAGAGGTGTTAAAACAAAAGACACATATAAGTGGTTTGGAGCTAAATAA